The following are encoded in a window of Capricornis sumatraensis isolate serow.1 chromosome 7, serow.2, whole genome shotgun sequence genomic DNA:
- the PYURF gene encoding protein preY, mitochondrial, translating into MLSGVCARLASALRGTRAPPSAVALRCLHASSSRPSADKSERTEKPPRAFDQALLEFLVCPLSKKPLRYEASTNELINEELGIAYPIIDGIPNMIPQAARMTHQNKKQEEVEQH; encoded by the exons ATGCTGAGCGGAGTGTGCGCCCGGCTCGCGTCAGCGCTGCGAGGGACACGCGCGCCGCCGTCCGCGGTCGCCCTGAGGTGTCTGCACGCGTCCAGCTCGCGGCCGTCCGCAGACAAGAGCGAGAGGACGGAGAAACCGCCCCGCGCCTTCGACCAGGCCTTGCTGGAGTTCCTGGTGTGTCCGCTCTCCAAGAAGCCGCTCAG aTATGAAGCATCGACAAATGAATTGATTAATGAAGAGTTAGGAATAGCCTATCCAATTATTGATGGGATTCCTAATATGATACCACAGGCAGCTAGGATGACACATCAAAATAAGAAGCAAGAAGAAGTGGAGCAGCATTAG
- the PIGY gene encoding phosphatidylinositol N-acetylglucosaminyltransferase subunit Y, whose product MFLSLPTLTVLIPLVSLAGLFYSASVEDDFPQGCTSTTSLCFYSLLLPITVPVYVFFHLWTWMGIKLFRHN is encoded by the coding sequence ATGTTTCTGTCTCTTCCGACGCTGACTGTCCTGATTCCACTGGTGTCTTTGGCAGGACTGTTTTACTCAGCCTCTGTGGAAGACGACTTCCCTCAGGGCTGCACTAGCACCACCAGTCTGTGCTTTTACAGTCTGCTCTTGCCGATTACCGTACCTGTTTATGTGTTCTTCCACCTTTGGACTTGGATGGGTATTAAACTCTTCAGGCATAATTAA